In Halosegnis marinus, one genomic interval encodes:
- a CDS encoding protein sorting system archaetidylserine decarboxylase: MDIAPGAWRLAAVPALAALPAVFLFAPAGVALAALAVAVVAFHRDPPRPAGAGVVSPADGTVSVVREEDGRVRVGVYMSPLSVHVNRAPLPGRVTGVEHVPGAYRPAFSKDSERNERLRIHGDGPAGEWTAVLIAGWFARRIHPYAEAGDDLARGERVGHISFGSRADVVMPADVTRADLAVATGDEVRAGETLARR; the protein is encoded by the coding sequence ATGGATATCGCTCCGGGCGCGTGGCGGCTGGCCGCGGTGCCCGCGCTCGCGGCGCTCCCGGCGGTCTTCCTCTTCGCCCCCGCCGGGGTCGCGCTCGCCGCGCTCGCCGTCGCCGTCGTCGCCTTCCACCGCGACCCGCCGCGGCCGGCGGGCGCGGGCGTCGTCTCTCCCGCGGACGGCACCGTCTCCGTCGTCCGCGAGGAGGACGGCCGGGTCCGCGTCGGGGTATACATGTCGCCGCTGTCGGTCCACGTCAACCGCGCGCCGCTGCCCGGCCGCGTGACCGGCGTCGAACACGTCCCCGGCGCGTACCGCCCGGCGTTCTCGAAGGACTCCGAGCGGAACGAGCGGCTCCGCATCCACGGCGACGGGCCGGCGGGCGAGTGGACCGCGGTCCTCATCGCCGGCTGGTTCGCGCGGCGCATCCACCCGTACGCCGAGGCGGGCGACGACCTCGCGCGCGGCGAGCGCGTCGGCCACATCTCCTTCGGGTCGCGCGCCGACGTGGTGATGCCCGCGGACGTGACGCGGGCGGACCTCGCCGTCGCGACGGGCGACGAGGTGCGGGCCGGCGAGACGCTGGCGCGCCGGTAG